The Colletotrichum destructivum chromosome 8, complete sequence genome includes the window CAAGAATCTTGTCAGTCTTTCCAGTCTTTCCAGTGCATGCATACTGACCTTCCACTCACCAATTGCAGTTCTTCCGCCGCGGATCGGTTTTTCCGTCTGGGATTTCCCGCCGTCTTGGATCTGGCCTCAGTTCGCTTAAATGCTTGCATGCAGCCACTTCCAGGCCTTGGCGTGCCTTATCAAGTCCTAAGACAGGCCCATCAACCAATAAAGCTGTCATTTCCGCTGACGGAGGAGGTTGACTGCAACCTTGAGTTGTGGGCTGTGCATGGCCAGGGGGTCCGCGTAACTCAGTCTAAACCAGGAATCGTGGGTTTGTCTACCCAATATTGTCACCTCTTCACGACTTCACGTTGACcaggggagaaggggaggggggggcacACGACGCGTAAGCCAAGCTCTGCATCTCAGATCTGCCGAAAACGTGCGTCTGTATTTTGGAGGTTGTGTGCATGATTCTGCCTACATGCGTGACGTTCTCTACCCAGGCCGGGCGACGGGCGACGGGCATCGGGGAAGAATCACGagcaacaacggccgaggccacgaTACACAACCTTTATTTCCTCCCAGCCCAAAACCTCAGAAACGCCTCCTTCTTGTTACTCGCTGGCGGCAGGGGCTCCGGGTTGCGGTCTTCCTCTCTGAGCACCAGTCCATCGTTGCCAACGTTCGTTACGGCGTTGTGCTGCTTGCCGAGGTAGAAGTTGGTCTGAAAGAGGGCCGCGACGAGGGGAACgaacgccaacgccagcgccggCACGAGGCAGTAGTACAGCGTACGGCGGTACGCCTCGATGGCCCCCTGCCTCATGGGGTCGTCAAAGGCGTACTTGGTGCGGATCGTCCGGACGCTGTTGAAGAGGCTCTGAACGTCCTTGTCCGTCGCGGAGGCGGGCAGGTGACGGCGCAGGAGCTTTGGCATCCTGTCCGCccagatgacggcgacgacggcgctgccgacGGAGCTGCCGATCTTGGACCAGAGCGAGAGCAGGGCGATGGCCAGGGCGACGTCCTGGTGAGGTACGGACGCCTGCGAGGCCACGCGggagccgacgacggagaaggcgccgccgcagccgatCATGACGAGCGAGAGGACcatgggcgccgtcgacatcgtgGCCCGGGGCCCGTCAATCATGATGCCCATGCCGATGATCTTGATGCAGAGGCCGATGATCTGGAGCATCTTGTAGCGGTGTGTCCACCgctggaggaggccggcgaccaGACCGAAGACGCAGAGGGCGAGGGTCAGCGTGTTGTTGTAGTACACCCAGTCTTGCGAGGACCACGGCTTGGCGATGTACACGTAGGATGACCAGTACAGGCCTCTCATGTTGCCGGCGACTGAGTTGCGAGTTGTGTTAGTGGGAGTTTGAACACGTACAATTCAAGGGGTTACGTCAATGTTCTTGGTCAGGACCGAAAACTCACGCATGTAAAAAGAGTCAATGACGATAGCCATCAGAAACGTCTTGTTCATGACGAGTCTGCGCGGCGCGCTCGGCACCTTTGCCCACTTCATCTCGTAGACGACGTAGGCGACGAGCAGAACCCCTCCTACGACCATCATGGCGATGAGGGACTGGTTCCGCCAGCCACGGTCCGCGTACGTCTTCAGACTAAAcggcagaagcagcagagtCCACCCAAACCCCAGAAGAACAAGCCCGAAcgcgtcgatctcgacgaggctgcgCTTGAGGCTCTCGGTCCAGGTGGCCGAAGGTTCCAGGGGAGCGGCAGCCACGATGGCGCCGCGGGGCCCGTCGTAGCCCTTCTCCTCAGCTAGCTCCTTCGCCGCACGACGAGCCGCGTTCGAGGACGCGAGgttgacgacgccctcgttCCTGGCCTTCCTGTCGAGGTACAGCAGGGTCGCGATGGccgggccgagggcggcgggcatgatgatggcgaaCATGCCGTACCCCCACCGCCACTGGTCCCTCGCctgcacggcgtcgacgatcTTGCCGGCGAACCaggtgttgatgatgaagggCGTCGACAGCAGCGAGCTGACGAACCCGCGCCACTCCAGGGGCGTCAGGTCCGCGACGATGATGTCGTTGGTGAGGTCGAGCCCCGAcgagccgacggcgacgaggacctcgcccGCGACGTAGGCAGAGAcggaggcgctcgaggccgcgACGACGTAGCCGACGACGTAGAAGAGGAGCGTGACGATGTACGTGTACGGCCGGGAGGTGACGTCGGAGATCTTGGCGACGAAGGGcttcgagacggccgagatgatgCCGGTGGCGATGGAGAGCGTCGAAAGCACGGAAGAGTGCTGCTTGTAGTGCGACGAGGCGTCGATGCTGTAGtaggacgtcgtcgagccgtCGAGCGAGTAGGCCCACGCGCAGACGAGCAccgagacgccgacgaggtagAACGAGAGCCGGCTTTGCTTGGCCTCGCGGTAGACGGCCTCCATGCGCGTGACGCCTTGGGACTGGAGGACCTCGCCCACGGAGGAGATGGGCACTTCCTCGCGGTCCGTCGAGGGGGAGATGGTGCCGTCCCTGGGAAGATGGACATTGTCTGAGAAGACGCCTGTCTCTTTGGCGTTGCTGCtcatgacgacggcggggagATGACGGTGGTTTCTGGCGGGCGAAGGGCTGATGGACGAACGATTAACGACCTACGGTTGTGGAGGTAATCCAGGAGACGACATCTTGACAGGAGACGTCTGGGATAGAAGTAGTTTTTCAGCAAGTCTCGAAGGATCCGTCAGATGTGCCAGACCCAAGATTCTTGACATATTGCTGCCCACGCTCACCGGACCATCGATTGGACAGAGGACTTCCGCAAATGTGTGAAAACTTTGCAGCGGCCTTTGGGCCAGGATGCAGCGATCGTCAGGTCTAAAGAGTGAAAGTGGGCTACCCATGAGGAAACCGTCTGGGACCAGTCCCTATACAGATATGGTCTGGTAGTGGTAGTACGAGGGATTTTGGCAAAACTCGGTTCAAACACAATCTAATCAGATGGGCCCTTCATCTtgtctcccctcccccgtcggGTTGGTGAactcggccggccggtgTGGGCATGTAAATACGGCAGCGGAACTCCGGAACTAACATCGAGCTAAGCGTGTGGGTAGTCGTCCTTTGGCGCATCGAGTGGCGCGGCTAGTCGAGGGTAAacttgacgacgaggccggacGATCCTGGGATAGGCCTTGATCAGCGTCGAAAACGTGATTCTTGCGTGGTTCAACTACGATGCCATTCCCTTG containing:
- a CDS encoding Putative major facilitator superfamily, MFS transporter superfamily, which encodes MSSNAKETGVFSDNVHLPRDGTISPSTDREEVPISSVGEVLQSQGVTRMEAVYREAKQSRLSFYLVGVSVLVCAWAYSLDGSTTSYYSIDASSHYKQHSSVLSTLSIATGIISAVSKPFVAKISDVTSRPYTYIVTLLFYVVGYVVAASSASVSAYVAGEVLVAVGSSGLDLTNDIIVADLTPLEWRGFVSSLLSTPFIINTWFAGKIVDAVQARDQWRWGYGMFAIIMPAALGPAIATLLYLDRKARNEGVVNLASSNAARRAAKELAEEKGYDGPRGAIVAAAPLEPSATWTESLKRSLVEIDAFGLVLLGFGWTLLLLPFSLKTYADRGWRNQSLIAMMVVGGVLLVAYVVYEMKWAKVPSAPRRLVMNKTFLMAIVIDSFYMLAGNMRGLYWSSYVYIAKPWSSQDWVYYNNTLTLALCVFGLVAGLLQRWTHRYKMLQIIGLCIKIIGMGIMIDGPRATMSTAPMVLSLVMIGCGGAFSVVGSRVASQASVPHQDVALAIALLSLWSKIGSSVGSAVVAVIWADRMPKLLRRHLPASATDKDVQSLFNSVRTIRTKYAFDDPMRQGAIEAYRRTLYYCLVPALALAFVPLVAALFQTNFYLGKQHNAVTNVGNDGLVLREEDRNPEPLPPASNKKEAFLRFWAGRK